The genomic segment CGGGGATGATGTAGTTCAGGTTGACGGTCATGTTTTCTTTCGGTGCGTACTCCTCTTTTTCTTCTCTTTCGCTGCGCTCTTTCGCAGCAGCATATTGTTTCCGTACTTCGGCGACGCACTTCTTGGCGCGCGGTGTGTCTTGTGCCCATGAAGTGTGGATTGCCAATACCAAGGTTAATAGTAAGAACAGTCTTTTCATGATGTGTGTATTTTTTTTGAGGGTGAATGTTTTACAAGAGGAAGAATAGCGAAACGCCGATGATTGAGATGATGGCGCCCACCACTCCTTTGGTCGTGATTTTCTGCTGGAAGAGGTAGTAGGAAGGCACGATGATGAGAATCGGGCTCAGCGCCATGATGGTCGAGGCGATGCCGGCTGCCGTGTATTGTACTGCCATCAGTGAGAAGCCCACTCCGAGGAACGGACCGAAAAGGACGGTGATGAGCATCGCTTTCATGCCTTTGTGGTCGTGGACGCTCTTCTTGAACTGTGGCAGATTGCCGGACATCAGTATCCACAACATGAAACAGGCTGTTCCTGCCAGGCAGCGTATCATGTTGGCACCGAACGGCAGATAGTGTTCTATCTCTGGCAGGAGCGTCGCCGGCACGTCAGCCGTGTATTGGTCCAGTCCTATCTTGCTGAGAATCAGTCCCACTCCCTGTCCCATCGCCGCCCCGATTCCGTAGAGGATTCCCTTCGTGGGCAGCTGCAGCGACAGCGTGTGGTGCTCTCCCCGTCCTAATACTGAGACGGCGATACCCGTCAGCGTGACTGCCATGGCTATCAGCGAGTTCCAGCCCAGCGTCTGCCCTAAGAAGGTCCATGCCGACAGGGCGGCAAACATCGGGGCGAGGGTCATGAAGAGCTGTCCGTAGCGGGAGCCGAAACACAGGTAGGAATTGAACAGGCACCAGTCGCCGAAGAAGTAGCCCACCACGCCCGAGAGCATCAGCCAGAACCACGCCGTCCCACTGGCATGTGCAGGGAGCGGATTGCCCGTGACAACCCACATCAGCGCGGCAGAGCAGACCATGGCAAGCCCTAGCCGCCAGACGTTCAGCGACAGAACGCCCAACCGCTTGCTGCCCACCTCGCTTGCCAGTGCCGTAATCGTCCATGAGAAAGCGACGCCGAGTGAAATCAACTCTCCGAAGTACTGCATGAAAAATGTCAATTCTTTTTGTGGCGTTGCAAAGGTAGTGAAAATAAATGGGACGATATCGTGTTTTCCAAGTTTTTTTAATTACCTTTGTGGTCGAAAACTGAAAAACAAAGTGGTATGAAGACGATTAACCTTTCTGAACAAAACTCTGTCATGAACCTTTATCTGGCGGAACTCCGCGATAAAGACTATCAGCAGAACCGTTTGCTTTTCCGTAACAATCTGAAGCGTATCGGCGAGATAATGGCTTTCGAGATATCAAAGACGTTCGACTATGAGTTGAAGACGGTCCACACGCCGCTTGCCGATGCTGAGATGCAACTGCCGGAAGACAAGGTGGTGCTTGCAACGGTCTTGCGTGCCGGACTGCCTTTCCACGAGGGATTCCTCCATGTGTTCGACCATGCCGGCAACGCCTTTGTGTCAGCCTATCGCATGTACACCAACGCCGAGCATACGGAGGTGGGTGTGCATACGGAATACCTCGTGTCGCCCGATGTCGAGGGGAAGACGCTCATCATTGTCGATCCGATGCTTGCCACGGGCGGTTCGATGGCTGCTGCCATCCAGGCGCTGTTGGAGATTGGTACGCCGAAACATCTGCACATCGCTTGTGTGCTTGCCGTGCCCGAAGGTCTTGATGCTATCAGGGAGATTCTTCCGGAGAACAGCACCGTCTGGTGTGCTGCCATCGACGAGGGAATGAACGACCATAAATACATCGTCCCGGGCTTCGGTGATGCCGGTGACCTGTGTTTTGGCGAGAAATTGTAGATTCTTTTGAGGCTACAAGGCTATTAGGCTGTAAGGTTTTAAGGTTATTGGAGGCGGAAATTTCTGCCTAATCAGCAACTGACTAAATAAAAAAACTCGGAATCCAAATTCCGAGTTTTTTTGTTTATATGCCTATTACAGACCGAATCCCGATTTTATTATCAGTTATCTTTATGCAGCAACCATGCCAAGGCACGCTCTGTCATTTCGAGATAGGGCTTCATGTCGGTAACCTCTTTCAGGTTTTCATCCCACTGATAGAACAGTGTGCGGGCATGTTTCTTTGTGTTAGTCCACAACTGCGGGCACCACTTCCCGCCTGCGTTCACGTTGCTTCCCTCAATAGGCGCAATGCGCAGACTGTCGGTAAAGTCATCATACCATTTCCATTCCTTCACCTTCTCGCCACCAGGCATAGCATAGAAACTGCCACGAGCCTCGTCAATATACTGCTGAAATTCTGCGCGAGCATCATCGCTGAGAGCGTATGGATTGCCATTGAGTTGGAAGATGAGGTGATAGCGGTCGAACAGTCCTTTCTGATAAGTCGCGCCAAGAGGCATCTCGTCTACTTCAAAGCCCATCTGCTCTCCTACTTTCTTGAGCCAAGCCATGCCGTGCTTTGTGTCGCTGCTTTCTGTTCCGTCGGTCCAGACAAGCATACGCTTGCCTGCCTCAGTAGCCTTATTGTTCACCATCAGCGAGAGATGGATAGTGCGCATCTGGTCTAACTGTGCATTGTCTTCCGTACACTCCCAATACATGCCGCCGAGCAGTCCCCGGTCGATGATGAGCTGGCATTTGGCAGCGAGCGACCGAGTGTCGTCAAATCCCCAGACAAGTTGTCCGCTCTGGTCGGTGAGGTAAGGAACTTTGCCCACATCGTCCCATTGTTCCTGATAGAGTCCGTCGGAATATCGGGTCTTGACATATTGGTCGAGCACCTTGTTCGAGTGGTCGCCGCGTCCGTAGAGCGGCATGCCGAGTGTCAGCTTCTCTGCCGGCACACCGTTGCGGATGTGTGCGTTGATGGCTTCCTCGACGGTGATGCGTCCTGAGAGTGGCGAGCGGAAGAGCGTGGTGTGGTGCTTCGGCGGGTTCGCCACGTCGTATGCCATGATGTTGACAAAGTCCATGTACTTGATACATGCCGGGAAGTCGATATAGAGTCCGTCGGCGATGGTGGCAGCGGTGAGCAGTTTCTTCTTGCCCAGCGCCTTGCGCAGGTCGCGCATGAGGAGGGTGAAATTCTTCGTGTCGTCGGGCGAACTGGAGATGCCTGCCTCGTTGCTCGTCGGATATTCCCAGTCGATGTCGATGCCGTCCAGCCCATATTCGTCCACGATGCGCTTGCAGTCTTTCGCAAACGCGGTGCGCGTCTTAGCCGTGGCAGCCATCTCGGAGAAGTTGCCGCTTGTCCATCCGCCTACCGACAGCATGATTTTCAGTTTCGGATTCTGCTTTCTCAGTGCGACCACCTTGCGCAGGAACGGCTCGTTCTGAATGTTCACGCCGTCGAAGGTCTTTTTCACGTGCCCGAAGGCGTAGTTGACGTGTGTCATCAGTGTGGGGTCGGGCAGTCGCTCGTTCGTCCACGAGCATACGTATGCCACCACGATTTTCTCTTTCGGTTGTGCTGCGACAGTGCTTTTGCCTGCGAGCAGCAGTGCTGCCAGCACGACCATCCTGAATACCATTTTCTTCATAGTTGTCATGTTTTTATTGATTGATATGATGTGTTCTGCCTTTTTGTGCCATGCAAATGTAGCTATTTTTTTTCATTTACACGACTCTTGGGTGCAGAAAAATATGCTGCCCTTCCAATATGTATATTTATACACGGAAAGCGTATAAATATACTACTTGAACTTTCGCTTTCCAAAAGGGGAACTTTTGGCTTGCAAAAGTTCCCCTTTCAGCGTCCAAAAGTGCCACTTTTAGGAGCCAAAAGTGCCACTTTTGGAAAGTGCTCTCTAACTGCCTGTAAATCAATAGTTTATGAAAGTGTCAGAAAGTCGCCGTGCCCTGTATAATTATACATTTCCGGCGGAAAAACTTTTTTGAAAATGGGTCGAAAAAAGATGCCGGTTTTCTTGCATTCGGCATTAAAATTTTGTACCTTTGCAACACAGAAATAACGGGGGTGGCTTTAGCCGAAACTAAAGCCCCTGAAACACTAAAACTTATCGGGTCTGGAGTACGCTCATCAAGGCGGATGACAGAAAACGAGACACGCTGGGCAAGTCACGCCCAGGCAATCGGTATGCCGGCGTGTGTATGATGATGGGATGGTGGTGCCCGGGAGCCACCTACACATTATTATATATACACCTGCGCGCGAGGGAAGGGTAGGCAGCATGGCTCGTCGGGGCTTTCTGTCCCGGCTATCCTGTCCAGCCCAGTCCCGTTCGTTCAGGCTTTCTGCGCTATCCAGCCTCCCCCCGGAAAACGTAACCACTCTTTTTAAATCTTTATCAACACTATGAAAAACAATTTAAGCCAAAAATTATCGGAGCACTTCACGCTCCGCGAGTTCGTTCGCTCGGCAACGGCTGAGCGCCTCCATATCGACAATACGCCCGGGTGGGAGCACGTCGCCCGCCTGTGCCACCTCTGCCAGCGGGTGCTGGAGCCCCTGCGTCACCGCTTCGGGCGCATCGTCATCACCTCCGGCTATCGCTGCCCACGACTCAACCGGGCCGTCGGCGGGGTGTCCAACTCGCAGCACATGCGGGGCGAGGCTGCCGACATCCGCGTGGTGGACATGGTGGTAGGCATGCAGATGTTCAACTTCATCCGCGAGTGTTGCGACTACGACCAGTTGCTCTTCGAGCACTCACCGCGCACGGGCGGCATCTGGCTCCACGTCTCCTGCCGCACCGCCGGCAACAACCGCCACCAGGCGATTATCCAACGGAGCCCCTCCCCAGCCCTCCCCCAAATGGGGAGGGAGCGCCTCGCGGGGTGAGAGTTTTTCGGATAGCCTATCTAGTTTTTCATTAAGACCCCTCTAACCATATTTATCAATTATCATTTACAGATTTCCCCCTGCCAGGCATTCCCTCCCCATTTGGGGGAGGGTTAGGGTGGGGCTTCTCTTTTTATTAATCATGTTTTGCACCAAGTGTGGCTGCGAATTGCCCGATGAAAAGTTCGAGATGATGAAGACCGGCACTCGCCGGCGTGTATGCAACCACTGCCGATGGATTCACTATGTGCAGCCCTCGCGCATGAGGCGGATTCTCAGGGAGCTGGGCTGAGGAAGCCCCTCCTCCTAACCTTAATTAAAAAAGACCCTAAAGTCCTTACAAGCGCTAAGGACTTTAGGGTCTTTAGGGTCTCTTCCCCTTTCTTTATCCCTCCTTTCGGGAGGGGCGGGGGTGGGTTTTAGTCGAAGTCTCCCCAACTGTTGCCGACGGGATAGGTGTCCTCGTCGCTCCAGATGGTGCCTTTGCCGTCCTAGTTGGTCGGGTCGCAAGGGTTGTCGGGATCACTGTCGTCGCAGTCCTCCTGGAAGTGGATGTCTCCACCTTCGCTCGCCATGAGGGCACCGCCCGTTTCTGGAAAGGCGACGATGGTTGCTTCGGGTGTGATATATTGTTTCTTCTTCATAGTTGTCGTGTCTTTACTTGATAATCACTTTCTTTCCGTTGTTGATGTAGATGCCGCTCTGTGCAGGCTTTCCTGTCAGGCGTGTGCCTTGCAGGGTGTACCAAGTGTCGCTGTCGGCTGGTGTGCGGTTGATGTCGCTGATGCCTGTCGTCTCGCTGTTGATGTCGCCCTCATCCATGATGACTGCCTTTCCGCCGGCTGCCACCTCTGTGTGCTTGGCGTGCAGGTGGCTCGTATGGACGCGGAAGTAGGAGCGGTTGGCTTGTGTGTAGTTCGCCACCTTCGCAGGAACGAAATAGCCGTTGGACAGTCCGAAGCTCAGGAAGCCATCCACGTCGCTGGCGCTGCCCAGGGCGTTGAGTTCAGCAAGCGTCATGCCTTTCAGGTAGTAGAGATAGTCATTCACGTGGTAGAGGTGTTTTTCGATATGACGCGCATCTTCGGCGAGGGTGTTGTATGTGGCTTCGTCCACCACCTGCCATGCGGGCCATACCTTGCGCGGCTCCCAGCACGGCACGAGCACGTTCTGCGCATCTTCGTGGTTCGCATAGAAGTTCTTCTCGAAGATACTTGACCCCGAGCTTGCTTGCGTGCCGAGGTTGAAAATGTCTATCCAGTAGGATGTGCTGTTGTCCGCTCCCTCATAGTAGGTGAAGGCGCTATTGTAATTTGTCCTGTTGTATGCCCAGGTAACGGCAAACTCTCCTGCAGGCGTGAGCTGCGTCTTTACATAGTCTGTAGCCCGTTTCCAGTCGATGTCGCTGCTGATGGTGTAGGTCTTGTAGTAGTAGGTGGCACGAGCGCCATTGTTATTGTTGATGACCTTATATTTGGGATACGACGTTCCGTTGTATTCCACCGTTTCGTTGATGTTGATGGTGTCCAAAGAGATTTTGGTCTGTGTGGCGTTGTAGTCGCCTGTCGAGGTATTGAACACGTAGAGGCTGCGCACGGGAGCTGCCGTCACTTCGTTGAAGTCCACCCACACCTGTCCTTTCATGGCTTCGAGTTGATCTGCTGACGCTTCGGCGCTGAGGCTCTCTATCGTGTTCCGCTGGTAGCGCCCGCTGCCTGCTTCGCAATAGTCGCTGAGGGTGGTGGGGAAACTTCCGAGTGTGAGTGTTGATCGACGTACGACAGGAACGGTGACGTTCTCAAGGAAGCTGACATCGCCATAGAGCGGCACGAGGTAGGTGCCCGGTGTGGCGTAGCTGATGAGGATGCCCTCGCCCGGTGGCACGATGCCGTCTTCCACCTTGGCGGTGGAGATTTTCGGGATGTCGTCGGCGCGGTCGTTTTTGAAGTAGGCGTGTGCCGTGCGTGCGTTCACGTCGTCGCTCGTCAGCAACGTGCGTGTAATACTGCTGAGAATATACTTGGGGTAGTTGTAGCCATACACTATCTCCACGTCGTACACGTCTTTCTCTTCTCCCATCTGGTTGGTGGCGCCTGGCGTTGAGGTGAGGCGCACCAGCGTGCCGTCGTGGTCGGGCTTGAAGGTGTAGATGTCGCCGTGTGAGCCATGCCTGGATTGTGGTTTCCATGCCGAGCTGGCGATGCGCCATGGTGCCGGTGAATAGTATTTCCCGTTGACCTCGATGTCGCCTGCCTCAGGAGTTGCTTTCGACTGTCCGTAGGGAGGCAGGGCGTAATTCTTCGTGAGGTCAAACTTGGCGCAGTATTCATGGTGATTGAACATACTCACCGCGCTCTCCGTCGAGTGTTGATAGTCTTCTGCGCAACCTGTCGGCACTATCACGTGCCGGCGCACATAGCCATATAGATGGCTCTCTGGCACAAAGAAGGGGTTGCCGTCGCTGGTGATGGCGGGTGGCACGGCATCTTCAAACTCCACGAGGTAGTGCAGGTGCCACGACGGTTCGTTGGCGAGGATATCGTTAAGTATACTCGGCCCTGTTACTGCTGTCACTTTCGGCTGGAATGCCTTATCACCCATATAGGTGAGGGTGCCGGTTGTGCCGTTGCTGAAGTGGATCTGCATGATTTTGTTGTCGGCGAATGCTTCATCGCCTATATATGTCAGCGAGACGGGCACGTCGAAGCGGCGCTGGAAGCCACACTCTTTGAAGGCAGCCTGCTCTATTCGGCTGACCTGCGAAGGAAAGTTGAAGTACGACAGGTTGGGATTAGCCCGGAACGCCTCTTTACCAATGGAGGTGAGGGGGCAGGAGGGATCTACCTTCACGCTGTCTATACTGCCGGCGGCAAAGCACCGTTCGCCCAATTCTTGCAAACCGCTGCCAAAAATCACAGTCTTGATGGGGGTGTAAGTTGTAGCAGTGGCTTCTAATAAACCACTGAACGCGCCGTTACCGATTTTGGTGACGCGGTCGCCGATATTGACGGTGGTCAACTTCTCGGGACGATAAAAGCAACTGTCGGGAATCACAAGCTGTGCCATGTCGGAATGTGTGAAGACCGACAGGTCAACCGACTCCATTTCTCGTGAGAATGCAAAACATTGATTCCCCCATTCGCGCAGCTTGTTGGGATTGACTACGTCGGTGACGTGTCGATAGGATGCGTGGGATACAGCCTCAGCACCCAGACTCTCAATGTTGTTCCACTCTTTCCAGTCCGCACTCGTGGGATCGTCTGTCAGCTGATTGCTGTCATAGTAGGGATAGCTGCTAATTTTGGGATAGTAGGGCCATGTGCCGCTACCGGGATGAAAGCCCAGGGCAACAGACGGTTTGCCTGTCATCAGATCCTGTCTTCCTGTGTCATACAAACCCTTATATCCCACATACGTTACCGATGAAGGCAGACAGATTCTCACCGTAGCACCAAAGAGAGCATAGCTGTCGAGACCTACGACCTTCAGACGCTTGCCGACCAACCAATCAGGAATTCCCTCATCATTAAATGACCCTGTTTTCATGCCTAAGAAGTGCCAGGTATTATTGTTCAAATCTATGTATTTGGGAATGATTATTGATAATCCATCTGTCTCTAGGTTGTTCAATGCGTTGGTTGTCCATTGGGTTTGAGTAGTAAACGATCCTTTGGTACAGAAGGTGGGGCCATCCAAAGAAGATAATCGCACTCCTTCAGTTCCCAATGCCACATAGCCATGATAGTCAATTCCATCCTCTTGCTTGGGGGTATTAAACAACGCCAGAATGGAACAAATGACTCCAAAACCGGGATTGGGTATAAAGGCGCCGAGGTTCAAACCATTTTGTGATCCAGGACTTACTGCCGATTTATGAATGCGGTAGCTGCCGGGTGTGAAATCGGTATGGATAAATTCGTTCTGGCTGACGTAGTAGGCGCGGTTCTTGATGGGGGCAGATGACTGCCCACTCGCTGACTGCACGGCAACTGAGAGCACTGCCAGCAGTAAAAGTAATTGTCGTTTCATTGCTTTATCTTTTTAATGTTGATTTTCTGTTGATGATTTTTTTATAACTCTTTCGATAACTCTTTCGATCAGTTGATATTACTTTCGGCTTTTTGCTTTTTATCTTAATACTCCTTTTAGGAAAACGCAGCAAAGATACACACATTATTAATAAAAGAAAAAATAATCCTTTATCCCCCCGTTTTTTAAAGTTTTTAACATTTAACTTATTGATTTATATTGCTTTAACGACTTTTCTTGGTGATAAGGACTTTAAGGTCCTTAAGGTCCTCCCCACCCCGCTTGTCGGCACCCCTCCCCTCCGCGAGGGGCGGGGAGCGGCAACCCATCATTCTGCGGTAAAGTTCCTCCCAGTGTTCCCAGTGCTCCCAGTATTCCCAGTTCTCCCCCAGTGGGGGGAGTCAGAGGGGGCTTTCTCACTTTGGTCAACTTCCCGAGTGGGAAAAACTTGCAATCGGCTCAAAAATGTTGTACCTTTGCAAACGGAAAAACGACAGAGAATTCTCCCCTCCACCTTATTATATATTTATATGATGCCAGACGCAATGACGGCTGCAGGTCGTCCGTGTCTGTCGTGACCGCTCCCGAAAGGGAAACTCTCAACTTCAGTTTATCAACATCTAAATTATTCATCACTAAAAAAGAAAGGAAAAGAAAAATGGCAGTATTTTATCGATTGTATCAGAACAACAATGAAAACTTCGTGAACAAAGGCAAATGGTACGCACGTGCCACGATGACCGAAACCGTGGATATGAAAAAGCTGGCGGATC from the Prevotella sp. Rep29 genome contains:
- a CDS encoding leucine-rich repeat domain-containing protein, whose amino-acid sequence is MKRQLLLLLAVLSVAVQSASGQSSAPIKNRAYYVSQNEFIHTDFTPGSYRIHKSAVSPGSQNGLNLGAFIPNPGFGVICSILALFNTPKQEDGIDYHGYVALGTEGVRLSSLDGPTFCTKGSFTTQTQWTTNALNNLETDGLSIIIPKYIDLNNNTWHFLGMKTGSFNDEGIPDWLVGKRLKVVGLDSYALFGATVRICLPSSVTYVGYKGLYDTGRQDLMTGKPSVALGFHPGSGTWPYYPKISSYPYYDSNQLTDDPTSADWKEWNNIESLGAEAVSHASYRHVTDVVNPNKLREWGNQCFAFSREMESVDLSVFTHSDMAQLVIPDSCFYRPEKLTTVNIGDRVTKIGNGAFSGLLEATATTYTPIKTVIFGSGLQELGERCFAAGSIDSVKVDPSCPLTSIGKEAFRANPNLSYFNFPSQVSRIEQAAFKECGFQRRFDVPVSLTYIGDEAFADNKIMQIHFSNGTTGTLTYMGDKAFQPKVTAVTGPSILNDILANEPSWHLHYLVEFEDAVPPAITSDGNPFFVPESHLYGYVRRHVIVPTGCAEDYQHSTESAVSMFNHHEYCAKFDLTKNYALPPYGQSKATPEAGDIEVNGKYYSPAPWRIASSAWKPQSRHGSHGDIYTFKPDHDGTLVRLTSTPGATNQMGEEKDVYDVEIVYGYNYPKYILSSITRTLLTSDDVNARTAHAYFKNDRADDIPKISTAKVEDGIVPPGEGILISYATPGTYLVPLYGDVSFLENVTVPVVRRSTLTLGSFPTTLSDYCEAGSGRYQRNTIESLSAEASADQLEAMKGQVWVDFNEVTAAPVRSLYVFNTSTGDYNATQTKISLDTININETVEYNGTSYPKYKVINNNNGARATYYYKTYTISSDIDWKRATDYVKTQLTPAGEFAVTWAYNRTNYNSAFTYYEGADNSTSYWIDIFNLGTQASSGSSIFEKNFYANHEDAQNVLVPCWEPRKVWPAWQVVDEATYNTLAEDARHIEKHLYHVNDYLYYLKGMTLAELNALGSASDVDGFLSFGLSNGYFVPAKVANYTQANRSYFRVHTSHLHAKHTEVAAGGKAVIMDEGDINSETTGISDINRTPADSDTWYTLQGTRLTGKPAQSGIYINNGKKVIIK
- a CDS encoding DMT family transporter yields the protein MQYFGELISLGVAFSWTITALASEVGSKRLGVLSLNVWRLGLAMVCSAALMWVVTGNPLPAHASGTAWFWLMLSGVVGYFFGDWCLFNSYLCFGSRYGQLFMTLAPMFAALSAWTFLGQTLGWNSLIAMAVTLTGIAVSVLGRGEHHTLSLQLPTKGILYGIGAAMGQGVGLILSKIGLDQYTADVPATLLPEIEHYLPFGANMIRCLAGTACFMLWILMSGNLPQFKKSVHDHKGMKAMLITVLFGPFLGVGFSLMAVQYTAAGIASTIMALSPILIIVPSYYLFQQKITTKGVVGAIISIIGVSLFFLL
- the upp gene encoding uracil phosphoribosyltransferase; the encoded protein is MKTINLSEQNSVMNLYLAELRDKDYQQNRLLFRNNLKRIGEIMAFEISKTFDYELKTVHTPLADAEMQLPEDKVVLATVLRAGLPFHEGFLHVFDHAGNAFVSAYRMYTNAEHTEVGVHTEYLVSPDVEGKTLIIVDPMLATGGSMAAAIQALLEIGTPKHLHIACVLAVPEGLDAIREILPENSTVWCAAIDEGMNDHKYIVPGFGDAGDLCFGEKL
- a CDS encoding D-Ala-D-Ala carboxypeptidase family metallohydrolase; protein product: MKNNLSQKLSEHFTLREFVRSATAERLHIDNTPGWEHVARLCHLCQRVLEPLRHRFGRIVITSGYRCPRLNRAVGGVSNSQHMRGEAADIRVVDMVVGMQMFNFIRECCDYDQLLFEHSPRTGGIWLHVSCRTAGNNRHQAIIQRSPSPALPQMGRERLAG
- a CDS encoding glycoside hydrolase family 18 protein, producing MKKMVFRMVVLAALLLAGKSTVAAQPKEKIVVAYVCSWTNERLPDPTLMTHVNYAFGHVKKTFDGVNIQNEPFLRKVVALRKQNPKLKIMLSVGGWTSGNFSEMAATAKTRTAFAKDCKRIVDEYGLDGIDIDWEYPTSNEAGISSSPDDTKNFTLLMRDLRKALGKKKLLTAATIADGLYIDFPACIKYMDFVNIMAYDVANPPKHHTTLFRSPLSGRITVEEAINAHIRNGVPAEKLTLGMPLYGRGDHSNKVLDQYVKTRYSDGLYQEQWDDVGKVPYLTDQSGQLVWGFDDTRSLAAKCQLIIDRGLLGGMYWECTEDNAQLDQMRTIHLSLMVNNKATEAGKRMLVWTDGTESSDTKHGMAWLKKVGEQMGFEVDEMPLGATYQKGLFDRYHLIFQLNGNPYALSDDARAEFQQYIDEARGSFYAMPGGEKVKEWKWYDDFTDSLRIAPIEGSNVNAGGKWCPQLWTNTKKHARTLFYQWDENLKEVTDMKPYLEMTERALAWLLHKDN